One segment of Strix uralensis isolate ZFMK-TIS-50842 chromosome 11, bStrUra1, whole genome shotgun sequence DNA contains the following:
- the LOC141948431 gene encoding LOW QUALITY PROTEIN: olfactory receptor 6B1-like (The sequence of the model RefSeq protein was modified relative to this genomic sequence to represent the inferred CDS: inserted 4 bases in 3 codons; deleted 2 bases in 1 codon): protein MEEKNSTQVHMFLLLGFPALEDLHVLLSIVFLLTYILIILENVVIITLIKINCELYKPMYFYLGHLSFTEIWYISVTIPKLLANFIAEDRSISFVGGMTQLFLFSSFMCTECVLSAMAYDRYXICQPFHYPVKMTYQMCIYLVVVVIIVSWFSGFTVSLIKISFISQLKFCGPHVISHFFCDISPVLNLTCTDASLAEIVDFVLALLILLVSLFFTIVSYQIIIITILQXKKKVFSTCSSHLTVVTIFFSATLFMYACPKKIDPFDLNKLVSAXAIVTPILNPFIYCLRNQEVKRAVKNALCEKKMVSNVSRSIPSPQMKG, encoded by the exons ATGGAGGAGAAGAATTCCACTCAGGTCCACATGTTCCTCTTGCTAGGATTCCCAGCCCTAGAGGACTTGCATGTATTGCTTTCCATAGTATTTCTGCTGAcctacattttaattattttggagaATGTGGTCATCATTACCCTGATCAAGATAAACTGTGAGCTCTACAAACCCATGTATTTTTACCTTGGTCACCTCTCCTTCACCGAGATCTGGTACATCTCAGTCACTATCCCTAAACTCTTGGCAAATTTCATTGCTGAAGACAGGAGTATTTCCTTTGTGGGAGGCATGACTCAACTGTTTCTCTTCAGCTCCTTCATGTGCACTGAATGTGTCCTCTCTGCAATGGCATACGATCGCT GTATCTGTCAACCATTTCACTATCCAGTTAAGATGACATACCAAATGTGCATATACTTGGTAGTtgttgttataa ttgTCTCCTGGTTCAGCGGGTTCACAGTGTCTTTGATCAAGATTTCCTTCATCTCTCAGTTGAAGTTTTGTGGTCCCCATGTTATCAGCCATTTTTTCTGTGATATTAGCCCTGTGCTGAACCTCACCTGCACTGATGCATCACTGGCAGAGATAGTGGACTTTGTGTTGGCCTTACTCATACTGCTTGTTTCCCTCTTCTTCACTATTGTCTCTTACCAAATAATTATCATTACAATCCTGC TAAAGAAGAAAGTCTTCTCCACATGTTCTTCCCACCTAACTGTGGTCACCATTTTCTTTTCAGCCACCCTCTTCATGTATGCCTGTCCTAAGAAGATCGACCCTTTTGACTTGAATAAGCTTGTGTCAGC AGCTATTGTCACTCCCATCTTAAACCCTTTCATTTACTGTCTGAGGAACCAGGAAGTGAAAAGAGCAGTGAAAAATGctctctgtgaaaaaaaaatggta tCTAATGTCTCCAGATCCATCCCTTCTCCCCAAATGAAAGGATAA
- the LOC141948096 gene encoding olfactory receptor 12D1-like: MVNQTEVNEFILLGLTDIQGLQHFFFVSFLLLYLTSLLGNGAIVTMVICEPRLRTPMYFFLGNLSCLDIFYSTVTVPKMLTGFLFGHQPISFGGCLAQLHFFHFLGSTEAVLLATMAYDRYVAICNPLRYTLIMSPRTCLLLAVASWSAGFVHATMHSVMTSQLRFCGHNHIHHFFCDIKPLLNLACCSTSLNMTLLNIVTTSIVLVPFTLIVLSYLYITSFVFQKVRSQEGRWKLFSTCASHLTIVALLYIPVLFNYTPPSAGSSPKRDVQVSLMYSAVTPALNPLVYTLRNQEVRSALKKILGRKLLPGGK, from the coding sequence ATGGTGAACCAGACAGAGGTCAATGAGTTCATCCTTTTGGGCCTCACCGATATCCAGGGGCTGCAGCACTTTTTCTTCGTCTCCTTTCTCTTGCTCTACTTGACCAGTCTTCTGGGAAATGGTGCCATTGTGACCATGGTGATATGTGAGCCCCGGCTCCGCACACCGATGTACTTCTTCCTGGGGAACCTGTCCTGCCTGGACATTTTCTACTCCACAGTCACTGTTCCCAAGATGCTGACTGGCTTTCTCTTTGGGCATCAGCCCATCTCTTTTGGTGGGTGCTTGGCCCAGCTCCACTTCTTCCACTTCCTGGGCAGTACTGAGGCTGTGCTCCTGGCCACCATGGCCTATGACCGATATGTGGCCATTTGCAACCCTTTGCGCTACACCCTTATCATGAGCCCACGCACTtgtctgctgctggctgtggcCAGCTGGTCCGCTGGTTTTGTACATGCCACGATGCACTCAGTCATGACCTCTCAACTGCGTTTCTGCGGCCACAACCACATTCATCACTTCTTCTGTGACATCAAGCCACTGTTGAATTTGGCTTGCTGTAGTACCAGCCTCAACATGACCCTCCTCAATATTGTCACCACATCTATTGTACTAGTTCCCTTCACTCTCATAGTCCTCTCCTACCTCTACATCACCTCCTTCGTCTTCCAGAAAGTCCGATCCCAGGAAGGAAGATGGAAGCTCTTCTCCACCTGCGCCTCCCACCTCACCATTGTGGCACTGTTGTACATACCCGTGCTCTTCAATTATACACCACCCTCCGCAGGAAGCTCCCCTAAGAGGGATGTGCAAGTGTCTCTCATGTACAGTGCTGTCACTCCAGCTCTGAACCCCTTGGTCTACACTCTTAGGAACCAGGAGGTGAGATCTGCCCTGAAAAAAATCTTAGGGAGAAAACTTCTTCCTGGAGGAAAGTGA
- the LOC141948094 gene encoding olfactory receptor 10A7-like — MEPVEEMKPGNQTVTTHFLLLGFDFHGKMQLLFFTLMSVMFLAILIGNSLIVVITTIDPVLHTPMYYFLQNLALTEICYSLSIVPKLLVSVVLERKIISFSACALQLSCVILFVTCECFLLGAMAYDRQVAICHPLHYTTMMNKDRCYKMAIGSWMSSVSVALGFTTWLFTLPFCGRNKVDHLFCDVSPVLKLVCADTALFELLIFIAVVIIVMIPFSLIAISYLHIIHAVLQMPSAAGQRRAFSTCASHLVVVTLFYSTTGIIHLRPKSNLSSNMKKMVSLSYTVVTPILNPIIYSLRNQEVKQSLRRCIDKWLLGKQMAIFSPPR, encoded by the coding sequence atGGAACCTGTTGAGGAAATGAAGCCAGGAAACCAAACCGTCACTACTCACTTCTTACTTCTGGGGTTTGATTTCCATGGCAAGATGCAGCTCCTATTTTTCACGCTGATGTCCGTCATGTTCCTGGCGATCTTGATAGGGAACTCTCTAATTGTTGTGATCACAACCATTGACCCTGTCCTACACACACCCATGTACTACTTCCTACAGAATCTTGCCTTGACAGAGATCTGCTACAGCCTGAGCATTGTCCCCAAGCTGCTTGTGAGTGTGGTGTtggagagaaaaattatttccttctcagcTTGTGCCTTGCAGCTCAGCTGCGTTATTCTTTTTGTCACCTGCGAGTGTTTCCTCTTAGGTGCAATGGCTTATGACCGGCAAGTGGCAATATGCCATCCATTGCATTACACCACCATGATGAACAAGGATCGTTGCTACAAGATGGCTATAGGGTCTTGGATGTCCAGTGTCTCTGTGGCTCTGGGCTTCACCACGTGGTTATTTACTCTGCCCTTCTGTGGGAGAAACAAGGTTGATCATTTATTTTGTGATGTTTCTCCTGTGTTGAAGCTGGTGTGTGCAGACACAGCCTTGTTTGAACTactgatttttattgctgttgtcaTAATAGTGATGATTCCCTTTTCTCTGATAGCCATCTCTTACCTTCACATTATACATGCTGTTCTTCAGATGCCCTCAGCTGCGGGCCAGAGGCGAGCCTTTTCCACCTGTGCATCTCACCTGGTTGTAGTGACTCTTTTCTACAGCACAACTGGCATCATTCACCTGCGACCCAAGTCCAACCTCTCATCCAACATGAAGAAAATGGTTTCTCTGTCTTACACAGTAGTCACCCCCATACTCAACCCCATCATCTACAGCTTGAGGAATCAGGAAGTCAAGCAAAGCCTGAGGAGATGCATTGACAAGTGGTTACTTGGGAAACAGATGGCCATTTTTTCTCCACCCAGGTGA